One Streptomyces sp. NBC_00102 DNA segment encodes these proteins:
- a CDS encoding SURF1 family protein has protein sequence MYRFLLTPRWWGINLFVVLAIPFCVFMGTWQLGRFEDRVQTHEQAEKQPDPGTRRAEPLDSLLPVDTVTSGRPATATGTFADQFLVPGRELDDRKGFYVLDLLRTDGGKALPVVRGWMPGGTEQARQNNTVPPAPTGEITVTGDLQASESASSDGVNNAGGLPDGELGIISAATLVNLVPYDVYDAWVTLPASGIGGADDSGNGMRAVPAAAVEGSGLDLKAFQNLGYTGEWFVFAAFVLFMWFRLLRREAEAARDIALGLVPDPATVTTAATAPPAARSAAGAAEPAEPVGTASGTKPLSE, from the coding sequence GTGTACCGGTTCCTGCTGACCCCGCGATGGTGGGGGATCAACCTCTTCGTCGTGCTGGCCATTCCGTTCTGCGTGTTCATGGGCACCTGGCAGCTCGGCCGCTTCGAGGACCGCGTGCAGACGCACGAACAGGCCGAGAAGCAGCCGGACCCGGGCACCCGCCGGGCGGAGCCGCTGGACTCGCTGTTGCCCGTGGACACGGTCACGTCCGGCCGTCCGGCCACGGCGACGGGGACGTTCGCGGACCAGTTCCTGGTCCCGGGGCGCGAGCTGGACGACCGCAAGGGCTTCTACGTCCTGGATCTGCTGCGTACGGACGGCGGCAAGGCGCTGCCCGTCGTACGCGGCTGGATGCCCGGCGGTACGGAGCAGGCGCGGCAGAACAACACGGTCCCTCCGGCGCCCACCGGCGAGATCACGGTGACCGGTGACCTCCAGGCCTCGGAGAGTGCCTCCAGCGACGGCGTGAACAACGCGGGCGGGCTTCCCGATGGGGAGCTCGGCATCATCAGCGCGGCGACGCTGGTGAACCTCGTGCCGTACGACGTGTACGACGCCTGGGTGACGCTCCCCGCGAGCGGTATCGGGGGCGCGGACGACTCCGGCAACGGCATGCGGGCGGTCCCGGCCGCGGCGGTGGAGGGCAGTGGGCTGGACCTGAAGGCCTTCCAGAACCTGGGATACACCGGTGAGTGGTTCGTCTTCGCAGCGTTCGTGCTCTTCATGTGGTTCCGCCTGCTGCGGCGCGAGGCCGAAGCGGCCCGGGACATCGCCCTGGGCCTGGTCCCCGACCCGGCCACGGTGACGACCGCCGCTACCGCTCCGCCCGCCGCCCGGTCGGCGGCGGGCGCTGCGGAACCGGCCGAACCCGTCGGCACCGCTTCCGGCACCAAGCCGCTCAGCGAGTGA
- a CDS encoding prolyl oligopeptidase family serine peptidase, whose product MSDTQNASTSPDWEQRFRAPRVSLPDWAEDAPERSLFVSNATGTYELYAWDRSTGLQRQVTDRPNGTTDGELTPDGSAIWWFSDTDGDEFGVWMRQPFGGGEDVPAAPGLEPSYPAGLAIGRDGTAVIGRSTDEDGTTIHLVRPGGTGIVEIYRHRESAGVGDLSHDGSLIALEHTEHGDAMHSSLRVVRPDGSTVAELDDTEGGTKELGLAVMGFAPVAGDARLLVGHQRRGRWEPMIWDPLAGTETELEVDLPGDVSAEWYPDGSAILIEHGFEARSELWRLEPGGPAPVRVETPAGLVSGATARPDGTVEYLWSSAALPPVVRSTTGAVVLDPPGPKAPSSVPVRDAWVEGPGGRVHALVQTPASGEGPFPTVFEIHGGPTWHDSDAFASGPAAWVDHGFAVVRVNYRGSTGYGRAWTDALKHRVGLIELEDIAAVREWAVESGLADPDRLILAGGSWGGYLTLLGLGTQPDVWALGLAAVPVADYVTAYHDEMEALKAMDRTLLGGTPEEVPERFEASSPLTYVDAVRAPVYISAGVNDPRCPIRQVENYVDRLKAQGAVHEVYRYDAGHGSLVVEERIKQVGLELDFALRHLPEARKKEADTDALA is encoded by the coding sequence ATGAGCGACACACAGAACGCCTCGACCTCTCCGGACTGGGAGCAGCGGTTCCGCGCACCCCGGGTGTCCCTGCCCGACTGGGCGGAGGACGCCCCGGAGCGCTCGCTCTTCGTGTCGAACGCGACCGGTACGTACGAGCTGTACGCATGGGACCGGTCGACCGGTCTGCAACGGCAGGTGACCGACCGGCCGAACGGCACGACCGACGGCGAGCTGACCCCGGACGGTTCCGCGATCTGGTGGTTCAGCGACACGGACGGCGACGAGTTCGGTGTCTGGATGCGGCAGCCGTTCGGCGGCGGCGAGGACGTGCCGGCGGCGCCCGGTCTTGAGCCGTCCTATCCGGCCGGTCTCGCGATCGGGCGGGACGGCACCGCCGTCATCGGCCGGTCCACCGACGAGGACGGGACGACGATCCATCTGGTGCGGCCGGGCGGCACGGGGATCGTGGAGATCTACCGGCACCGGGAGTCGGCCGGGGTGGGCGATCTGTCGCACGACGGCAGCCTGATCGCGCTGGAGCACACCGAGCACGGCGACGCGATGCATTCGTCGCTGCGCGTGGTGCGTCCGGACGGTTCCACGGTGGCCGAGCTCGACGACACCGAGGGCGGCACGAAGGAGCTGGGTCTTGCGGTGATGGGGTTCGCGCCCGTCGCCGGCGACGCCCGGCTGCTGGTCGGGCACCAGCGGCGGGGCCGCTGGGAGCCGATGATCTGGGACCCGCTCGCGGGCACGGAGACGGAGCTGGAGGTCGATCTCCCCGGAGACGTGAGCGCCGAGTGGTATCCGGACGGCTCCGCGATCCTGATCGAGCACGGCTTCGAGGCCCGCAGCGAGCTGTGGCGCCTGGAACCGGGCGGCCCGGCGCCGGTGCGGGTGGAGACGCCCGCCGGTTTGGTGTCGGGCGCCACGGCCCGCCCGGACGGGACGGTGGAGTACCTCTGGTCCTCGGCCGCCCTTCCTCCGGTCGTCCGTTCCACCACGGGAGCGGTGGTCCTGGACCCGCCAGGTCCGAAGGCGCCCTCCTCGGTGCCGGTGCGGGACGCGTGGGTCGAGGGGCCGGGCGGGCGTGTCCACGCCCTGGTGCAGACCCCGGCTTCGGGCGAGGGCCCGTTCCCGACGGTCTTCGAGATCCACGGCGGGCCGACCTGGCACGACAGTGACGCGTTCGCCTCCGGGCCGGCCGCCTGGGTGGATCACGGCTTCGCGGTCGTGCGGGTGAACTACCGGGGCTCGACGGGGTACGGCAGGGCCTGGACCGATGCTCTGAAGCACCGGGTCGGTCTGATCGAGCTGGAGGACATCGCGGCGGTGCGGGAGTGGGCCGTCGAGTCGGGTCTGGCCGATCCGGACCGCCTGATCCTGGCCGGTGGGTCCTGGGGCGGGTATCTGACCCTGCTCGGTCTCGGCACCCAGCCCGACGTCTGGGCGCTGGGTCTGGCCGCGGTTCCTGTCGCGGACTACGTCACGGCGTACCACGACGAGATGGAGGCGCTGAAGGCGATGGACCGTACGCTGCTGGGCGGTACTCCGGAGGAGGTGCCCGAGCGGTTCGAGGCGTCGTCGCCGCTGACGTACGTCGACGCGGTACGCGCCCCGGTGTACATCTCGGCGGGCGTCAACGATCCGCGCTGTCCCATCCGGCAGGTGGAGAATTACGTGGACCGGTTGAAAGCGCAGGGCGCGGTGCACGAGGTCTACCGCTACGACGCGGGGCACGGCTCGCTGGTGGTGGAAGAGCGAATCAAGCAGGTGGGACTGGAGCTGGACTTCGCTCTGCGCCATCTCCCCGAGGCGCGGAAGAAGGAGGCGGACACCGACGCGCTCGCGTAA
- a CDS encoding DUF6232 family protein yields the protein MADQVTINEGVLWVGGEAYPLRNISHVGQRKLTVDKGAAIRKFIIRTIGWLIVGGIIAAVADTVGTIIFLAVEAFLIWKLVAVLQRPPVYGLVLNTSGIQHEAIWSTQQEEIFKLVQEITKAIGHPDVAQTVINLSHVVHGNTIKQYGGTSIGTAQHFGSGNIGGS from the coding sequence GTGGCGGACCAAGTAACAATCAACGAAGGCGTGTTGTGGGTCGGAGGCGAGGCATATCCGCTTCGCAACATCTCCCACGTCGGCCAGCGGAAGCTGACGGTCGACAAAGGCGCGGCGATACGGAAGTTCATCATCCGGACCATTGGCTGGCTGATCGTGGGTGGCATCATCGCCGCGGTGGCCGACACGGTGGGGACGATCATCTTTCTGGCCGTCGAGGCGTTCCTGATCTGGAAGCTGGTCGCGGTCCTGCAAAGGCCCCCGGTGTACGGCCTGGTCCTCAACACGTCCGGCATTCAGCACGAGGCCATCTGGTCGACCCAGCAGGAGGAGATCTTCAAGCTGGTCCAGGAGATCACCAAGGCGATCGGCCATCCCGACGTGGCGCAGACGGTCATCAACCTGTCGCACGTCGTGCACGGCAACACCATCAAGCAGTACGGCGGGACCAGCATCGGGACTGCCCAGCACTTCGGCAGCGGGAACATCGGGGGATCATGA
- a CDS encoding nuclear transport factor 2 family protein — protein sequence MTAEMSAGTVSTAVLRKAVETYWTAADARDWETFAATLDDDVVFEVPQTREVIRGKERCVRFNREYPGDWHVRIDRIVADLPECPAGAGEDGLGGRAAARTLFTVGGAELDGIHFFSFDTRGRITAVTDFWPEPYEQPTGREYLVERV from the coding sequence ATGACTGCAGAGATGAGCGCGGGCACGGTCTCGACCGCTGTTCTGCGCAAGGCCGTTGAGACGTACTGGACCGCTGCCGACGCCCGTGACTGGGAGACGTTCGCGGCCACCCTCGACGACGACGTCGTGTTCGAAGTGCCGCAGACCCGCGAGGTGATCCGGGGCAAGGAGCGGTGCGTGCGGTTCAACCGGGAGTACCCGGGCGACTGGCACGTGCGGATCGACCGGATCGTGGCCGACCTGCCCGAGTGTCCGGCCGGGGCGGGTGAGGACGGGCTCGGCGGCCGGGCCGCGGCGCGCACGCTCTTCACCGTGGGGGGAGCGGAGCTGGACGGTATCCACTTCTTCTCGTTCGACACCCGGGGCCGTATCACCGCCGTCACCGACTTCTGGCCGGAGCCGTACGAGCAGCCGACCGGCCGCGAATACCTCGTCGAGCGCGTCTGA
- a CDS encoding SGNH/GDSL hydrolase family protein: MSVRRFWASLSTLAIAAVAALGAAQPASAATGGYVALGDSYSSGVGAGSYISDSGDCHRSTKAYPYLWAAANSPSSFAFVACSGATTSTVASGQLSALSSSTALVSISAGGNDVGFADVMQTCVLSSEATCVSSVNAAITKAQNVLPGNLDSLYTSIHAKSPSAHVVVLGYPHFYKIAGSCILGLSETSRKAINNGADILNSVIAKRAANAGFTYSSVVDEFTGHELCSGDAWLNSVTLPVYNSYHPKAAGQSGGYLPAFRSAI, from the coding sequence ATGTCAGTGCGTAGATTCTGGGCATCCCTTTCCACTCTGGCCATCGCAGCCGTCGCCGCGCTGGGAGCCGCTCAGCCGGCCTCCGCCGCTACGGGCGGTTACGTCGCTCTCGGCGACTCCTACTCCTCCGGGGTCGGCGCCGGCAGCTACATCTCGGACAGTGGCGACTGCCACCGTTCGACGAAGGCGTACCCGTATCTCTGGGCCGCCGCCAACTCGCCTTCCTCGTTCGCGTTCGTCGCGTGTTCGGGTGCCACGACGTCGACCGTCGCGAGCGGCCAGCTGAGTGCGCTCAGCTCGTCGACCGCACTGGTCAGCATCTCCGCCGGAGGCAATGACGTCGGCTTCGCCGACGTCATGCAGACCTGCGTGCTGTCGAGCGAGGCCACCTGCGTCAGCAGCGTGAACGCGGCCATCACGAAGGCCCAGAACGTCCTGCCGGGCAACCTCGACTCCCTCTACACCTCCATCCACGCGAAGTCCCCTTCGGCGCACGTCGTGGTCCTGGGCTACCCGCACTTCTACAAGATCGCGGGCAGCTGCATCCTGGGCCTCAGCGAGACCTCACGGAAGGCGATCAACAACGGGGCGGACATCCTGAACTCCGTGATCGCCAAGCGCGCGGCCAACGCCGGGTTCACCTACTCCAGCGTGGTGGACGAGTTCACCGGCCACGAGCTCTGCTCCGGCGACGCCTGGCTCAACAGCGTCACGCTGCCGGTCTACAACTCCTACCACCCGAAGGCCGCCGGTCAGTCGGGTGGATACCTGCCCGCCTTCCGCTCGGCGATCTGA
- a CDS encoding helix-turn-helix transcriptional regulator, translating into MRAAARGRDHVRAHTRPETLLSTTGSGSTDGASGAPEAGDTEDALLTLLGLDPLEDALYRLLVDRPDSEPAPLTKELAAPLPAVSEALESLVVRGLASSVSTGGAAPRYRAASPVLALGPLLESRRSSLHQVESLMATLAERHRSAQAHASGAPVEVLSGAAAIRRRLLLMQEQATTEVCNLMPLGQPRHSVISYEDNHAEIEDVLMRRGIALRTVIERDWLENPGTAETLDSYAAQGQQISVVDKLPIKLVVVDRRIALLPLDPEREDIEPVALVVHRTGLLIALSALFETQFERGTLLRPSGATAPAEDSSGPLLDPTDHRILALLRIGLTDSAIARQLGMGHRTVQRRLQRLMAQVGASTRFQLGWHAALNGCLEDAPEQGSARAPQGP; encoded by the coding sequence ATGAGGGCGGCAGCAAGGGGGCGGGACCATGTTCGAGCCCACACCCGGCCGGAGACCCTGCTGAGCACCACCGGTTCCGGCTCGACGGACGGCGCGTCCGGGGCACCGGAAGCAGGGGACACCGAGGACGCGCTGCTCACGCTGCTCGGGCTCGACCCGCTGGAGGATGCCCTCTACCGGCTCCTCGTGGACCGCCCCGACAGCGAGCCCGCCCCGCTCACCAAGGAGCTCGCCGCTCCGCTTCCGGCCGTCAGCGAGGCCCTGGAGTCACTGGTGGTGCGCGGCCTCGCGAGCTCCGTCTCCACCGGCGGGGCCGCACCGCGTTACCGGGCGGCCTCCCCCGTACTCGCCCTCGGCCCGCTGCTGGAGTCCCGGCGGTCCTCCCTGCACCAGGTCGAGTCGTTGATGGCCACCCTCGCCGAACGGCACCGCTCCGCCCAGGCCCACGCCTCCGGGGCACCGGTAGAGGTGCTCTCGGGGGCCGCGGCGATCCGTCGCAGGCTGCTGCTGATGCAGGAGCAGGCCACCACCGAGGTCTGCAACCTGATGCCGCTCGGGCAGCCGCGGCACTCCGTGATCAGCTACGAGGACAACCACGCGGAGATCGAGGACGTTCTCATGCGGCGCGGAATCGCCCTGCGGACCGTCATCGAACGGGATTGGCTGGAGAACCCGGGAACAGCGGAGACGCTGGACTCCTACGCCGCCCAGGGCCAGCAGATCTCCGTGGTGGACAAGCTGCCGATCAAGCTGGTCGTCGTCGACCGGCGGATCGCCCTGCTGCCCCTGGACCCGGAGCGCGAGGACATCGAGCCGGTCGCACTCGTCGTCCACCGCACCGGGCTGCTCATCGCACTCAGCGCCCTTTTCGAGACGCAGTTCGAGCGGGGGACGCTGCTCCGGCCCTCGGGGGCGACCGCGCCGGCCGAGGACTCCTCCGGCCCCCTCCTCGACCCGACCGATCACAGAATCCTCGCGCTGTTGCGCATCGGGCTCACGGACTCGGCCATCGCTCGGCAGCTCGGCATGGGCCATCGCACCGTGCAGCGCCGCCTCCAGAGGCTCATGGCGCAGGTGGGGGCTTCCACACGGTTCCAGCTCGGCTGGCACGCGGCGCTGAACGGATGTCTGGAGGACGCCCCCGAGCAAGGCTCGGCCCGGGCGCCGCAGGGGCCGTGA
- the gltX gene encoding glutamate--tRNA ligase, producing the protein MFHVGGARSALYNWAVARQSGGTFVLRVEDTDAARNKPEWTDGIINALAAIGIHEDDPAFEGPYFQSNNAARHTEAGLRLYDAGRAYYCDCTREQLKERTGSEHLGYDGHCRERGLAHEEGRALRFRTPDEGETVVTDLVRGEPAFPNSAIEDFVIARGDGSPVFLIANVVDDLDEGVTLVVRGEEHLSNTPKQQLLWEALGAEPPRWAHLPVIVNEKRQKLSKRRDKVALEDYLAEGFLPEAMVNYLMLLGWGPGGDREILPYEEMEQLFRIEDVNTSPAFFDVKKLTAFNGEYIRALAPEQFAAACAPWLIAPHAPWDPAAFDTAVFEAAAPLAQTRLTVLSEITACVDFLFLAEPVRDEASWTKAMKPGAEAILRDARGALATTAWQADDLKAALVAVGEQHGLKLGKAQAPIRVAVTGRTVGLPLFESMELLGRERVLGRLDAAYQKLTVQS; encoded by the coding sequence ATGTTCCATGTCGGCGGCGCGCGCTCCGCTCTCTACAACTGGGCGGTCGCGCGACAGTCCGGCGGCACCTTCGTCCTGCGCGTCGAAGACACCGACGCGGCCCGGAACAAGCCGGAGTGGACCGACGGCATCATCAACGCCCTGGCCGCCATCGGCATCCACGAGGACGACCCGGCCTTCGAGGGCCCCTACTTCCAGTCGAACAACGCCGCCCGCCACACCGAGGCAGGGCTCCGCCTGTACGACGCCGGCCGCGCGTACTACTGCGACTGCACGCGCGAGCAGCTCAAGGAGCGCACCGGCTCGGAGCACCTCGGATACGACGGCCACTGCCGCGAGCGCGGTCTCGCCCACGAGGAAGGACGGGCGCTCCGATTCCGTACCCCGGACGAGGGCGAGACCGTCGTGACCGACCTGGTGCGCGGTGAGCCCGCGTTTCCGAACAGCGCCATCGAGGACTTCGTGATCGCCCGGGGCGACGGCTCGCCCGTCTTCCTGATCGCCAACGTCGTGGACGATTTGGACGAGGGGGTCACCTTGGTGGTCCGGGGCGAGGAGCACCTCTCCAACACCCCCAAGCAGCAGCTGCTGTGGGAGGCGCTCGGCGCCGAGCCGCCCCGCTGGGCGCACCTTCCGGTGATCGTCAACGAGAAGCGCCAGAAGCTCTCCAAGCGCCGGGACAAGGTCGCGCTGGAGGACTACCTCGCCGAGGGCTTCCTCCCCGAGGCGATGGTCAACTACCTCATGCTGCTCGGCTGGGGCCCCGGCGGTGACCGCGAAATCCTCCCCTACGAGGAGATGGAGCAGCTCTTCCGCATCGAGGACGTCAACACCTCACCGGCGTTCTTCGACGTGAAGAAGCTGACCGCCTTCAACGGCGAGTACATCCGCGCCCTCGCACCGGAGCAGTTCGCCGCGGCCTGTGCGCCCTGGCTGATCGCCCCGCACGCCCCCTGGGACCCGGCCGCCTTCGACACGGCCGTCTTCGAGGCCGCCGCCCCGCTCGCGCAGACCCGGCTCACGGTCCTGTCCGAGATCACGGCCTGCGTCGACTTCCTCTTCCTGGCCGAGCCGGTCCGCGACGAGGCATCCTGGACCAAGGCGATGAAGCCCGGCGCGGAGGCCATCCTGCGGGACGCTCGTGGGGCGCTGGCCACCACCGCATGGCAGGCGGACGACCTGAAGGCGGCACTGGTCGCGGTCGGCGAGCAGCACGGGCTCAAGCTCGGCAAGGCCCAGGCACCCATCCGCGTCGCGGTCACCGGCCGCACGGTCGGGCTGCCGCTCTTCGAGTCCATGGAGCTCCTCGGCCGCGAGCGGGTCCTCGGCCGGCTGGACGCGGCTTACCAGAAGTTGACCGTCCAGTCGTGA
- the tatA gene encoding Sec-independent protein translocase subunit TatA has translation MLRNGLEPWHLLILAVIVIALFGSKKLPEAARALGKSARILKSEAQAMKNDNASAPAPQVTVTEAAQPTPAPAAAMTEPRPADL, from the coding sequence ATGCTCCGCAACGGACTGGAACCCTGGCACCTGCTGATCCTGGCGGTCATCGTCATCGCCCTCTTCGGATCGAAGAAGCTGCCGGAGGCCGCGCGGGCCCTCGGCAAGTCGGCGCGCATCCTGAAGAGCGAGGCGCAGGCGATGAAGAACGACAACGCCTCCGCGCCCGCCCCTCAGGTCACCGTCACCGAGGCCGCCCAGCCCACCCCGGCGCCCGCCGCCGCGATGACGGAGCCGCGCCCCGCCGACCTCTGA
- a CDS encoding Pr6Pr family membrane protein yields MTAAPKTATLPRPRAEDAFLRGARTPRRTAAVLRALVCAAAISGLSIELATTGAPLELLSRFTFQANVLVAGVFGWSLVRSWTGRGPVSPNLTGGVLLVAVIIGLTYHLILTDHSFGYSAAGTPVAPATGPRAVSEHLLHTSLPVAVILDWLLLTPARTLRLRFLPQWVLGSLAYLAFVLARGTLLAPDDGPRYPYPFLNVDTYGYSEVLAHAFALSLLLVVLASVLIALDHVRPRPRHRTRPRR; encoded by the coding sequence ATGACCGCCGCCCCGAAAACCGCGACGCTGCCCAGGCCCCGGGCCGAGGACGCGTTCCTGCGGGGCGCCCGTACCCCGCGCCGTACGGCCGCCGTGCTCCGGGCCCTCGTGTGCGCGGCGGCGATCTCGGGCCTCTCGATCGAGCTGGCGACGACCGGCGCGCCGCTGGAACTGCTGAGCCGGTTCACCTTCCAGGCGAACGTCCTGGTCGCCGGGGTCTTCGGCTGGTCCTTGGTCCGCTCCTGGACGGGCCGCGGACCGGTGTCCCCGAACCTGACGGGCGGCGTACTCCTCGTCGCGGTGATCATCGGCCTGACGTACCACCTGATCCTGACCGACCACAGCTTCGGCTACTCCGCAGCCGGCACCCCCGTCGCCCCGGCCACCGGCCCCCGCGCCGTCTCGGAACACCTGCTGCACACGTCCCTGCCCGTGGCCGTGATCCTGGACTGGCTCCTGCTGACCCCGGCCCGGACACTGCGCCTGCGCTTCCTGCCGCAGTGGGTGCTCGGCTCCCTCGCCTACCTGGCCTTCGTCCTGGCCCGCGGCACCCTGCTCGCCCCCGACGACGGCCCCCGGTACCCGTACCCCTTCCTGAACGTGGACACGTACGGCTATTCGGAGGTCCTCGCCCACGCCTTCGCGCTCTCCCTGCTCCTCGTGGTCCTGGCCTCCGTGCTCATCGCCCTGGACCACGTGCGGCCCCGGCCCCGGCACCGGACCAGGCCCCGCCGGTAA
- a CDS encoding metallophosphoesterase, translating into MRARYGVPLKVAAAGAAVGAAGLAYAAGFEARSFRLRRVTVPVLPPGARPLRVLQISDVHMVSGQRKKRAWLQSLAGLRPDFVVNTGDNLSDPEAVPELLDALGPLMELPGVYVFGSNDYYGPKLRNPVRYLKEKAAGKHGLNGNAPATNVVHNPWEPMRDAFDDAGWIGLTNTRGRLKLDGLDIAFTGLDDPHIKRDRYAEVSGGPETGADLSIGVVHAPYLRSLDAFTKDGYPLILAGHTHGGQLCIPFYGALVTNCDLDTDRVKGLSSHTADGNRAYLHVSAGCGTNRYTPVRFACPPEATLLTLTARA; encoded by the coding sequence ATGCGCGCACGCTACGGAGTTCCCCTGAAAGTCGCTGCGGCCGGTGCGGCGGTCGGCGCCGCCGGTCTCGCCTACGCCGCAGGATTCGAAGCCCGCTCGTTCCGCCTCCGCCGGGTGACCGTCCCGGTGCTCCCGCCCGGTGCACGCCCGCTGCGCGTACTCCAGATCTCGGACGTCCACATGGTCAGCGGCCAGCGCAAGAAGCGCGCCTGGCTCCAGTCCCTGGCAGGGCTCCGCCCGGACTTCGTCGTCAACACGGGCGACAACCTCTCGGACCCGGAAGCGGTACCCGAGCTGCTGGACGCCTTGGGGCCCCTCATGGAGCTCCCGGGGGTGTACGTCTTCGGGTCGAACGACTACTACGGCCCCAAGCTCCGCAACCCGGTGCGCTATCTCAAGGAGAAGGCGGCGGGCAAGCACGGCCTCAACGGGAACGCCCCGGCGACGAACGTGGTCCACAACCCGTGGGAGCCCATGCGCGACGCGTTCGACGACGCCGGCTGGATCGGCCTCACCAACACCCGCGGGCGGCTGAAGCTGGACGGCCTGGACATCGCCTTCACCGGCCTGGACGACCCCCACATCAAGCGGGACCGGTACGCCGAGGTCTCCGGCGGCCCCGAGACGGGCGCCGACCTCTCCATCGGTGTGGTGCACGCCCCCTACCTGCGCTCGCTGGACGCGTTCACGAAGGACGGCTACCCGCTGATCCTCGCCGGTCACACGCACGGCGGACAGCTCTGCATCCCCTTCTACGGCGCCCTGGTCACCAACTGCGACCTGGACACGGACCGGGTGAAGGGCCTCTCCAGCCACACGGCCGACGGCAACCGGGCCTACCTCCACGTCTCGGCCGGCTGCGGTACGAACCGCTACACCCCGGTCCGCTTCGCCTGCCCCCCGGAGGCAACGCTGCTCACCCTGACCGCACGGGCCTGA
- a CDS encoding GatB/YqeY domain-containing protein has protein sequence MTTLKSKLKEDLTTAMKARDELTSSTLRLTLTAITKEEVSGKTARELSDDEVQKVIAKEAKKRREAAEAFAQGGRTEQAEREKAEGELLDAYLPKQLSDEELDAIVVSAVEEAKAAGAEGPRAMGAVMKIVSPKVAGLAEGGRVAAAVKKSLAG, from the coding sequence ATGACCACGCTCAAGTCCAAGCTCAAGGAAGACCTCACCACCGCCATGAAGGCGCGCGACGAGCTGACCTCGTCCACCCTTCGGCTGACCCTCACCGCGATCACCAAGGAGGAGGTGAGCGGGAAGACCGCTCGCGAACTCTCCGACGACGAGGTGCAGAAGGTCATCGCCAAGGAGGCGAAGAAGCGCCGTGAGGCGGCGGAGGCCTTCGCCCAGGGCGGCCGGACGGAGCAGGCGGAGCGGGAGAAGGCCGAGGGCGAACTGCTCGACGCCTACCTGCCCAAGCAGCTGTCCGACGAGGAGCTCGACGCGATCGTCGTCTCCGCCGTCGAGGAGGCGAAGGCCGCCGGCGCCGAGGGCCCGCGCGCCATGGGCGCCGTGATGAAGATCGTCAGCCCGAAGGTCGCGGGTCTCGCCGAGGGCGGCCGGGTCGCCGCCGCGGTGAAGAAGTCCCTCGCGGGCTGA